A genomic window from Peromyscus maniculatus bairdii isolate BWxNUB_F1_BW_parent chromosome 1, HU_Pman_BW_mat_3.1, whole genome shotgun sequence includes:
- the Prmt1 gene encoding protein arginine N-methyltransferase 1 isoform X3 — MAAAEAANCIMEVSCGQAESSEKPNAEDMTSKDYYFDSYAHFGIHEEMLKDEVRTLTYRNSMFHNRHLFKDKVVLDVGSGTGILCMFAAKAGARKVIGIECSSISDYAVKIVKANKLDHVVTIIKGKVEEVELPVDKVDIIISEWMGYCLFYESMLNTVLHARDKWLAPDGLIFPDRATLYVTAIEDRQYKDYKIHWWENVYGFDMSCIKDVAIKEPLVDVVDPKQLVTNACLIKEVDIYTVKVEDLTFTSPFCLQVKRNDYVHALVAYFNIEFTRCHKRTGFSTSPESPYTHWKQTVFYMEDYLTVKTGEEIFGTIGMRPNAKNNRDLDFTIDLDFKGQLCELSCSTDYRMR; from the exons ATGGCGGCAGCCGAGGCCGCGAACTGCATCATGGAG GTGTCCTGTGGCCAAGCAGAAAGCAGTGAGAAGCCCAATGCTGAGGACATGACATCCAAAGACTACTACTTTGACTCCTATGCCCACTTTGGCATCCATGAG GAGATGCTGAAGGATGAAGTGCGTACCCTCACATACCGCAACTCCATGTTTCACAACCGACACCTCTTCAAAGACAAGGTGGTGCTGGACGTGGGCTCGGGCACCGGCATCCTCTGCATGTTTGCGGCCAAGGCCGGGGCCCGCAAGGTCATTGGG ATTGAGTGTTCCAGTATCTCTGATTACGCTGTGAAGATCGTCAAAGCCAACAAGTTAGACCacg TGGTGACCATCATCAAGGGcaaggtggaggaggtggagctgCCCGTGGACAAAGTGGACATCATCATCAGCGAGTGGATGGGCTACTGTCTGTTCTATGAGTCCATGCTCAACACGGTGCTGCATGCCCGGGACAAGTGGCTG GCACCTGATGGCCTCATCTTCCCAGACCGGGCCACCCTTTATGTCACAGCCATTGAGGACCGACAGTATAAAGACTACAAGATCCACT GGTGGGAGAATGTGTATGGTTTTGATATGTCCTGCATCAAAGACGTGGCCATCAAGGAGCCCTTGGTGGATGTGGTGGACCCAAAGCAGCTGGTGACTAATGCCTGCCTCATAAAG GAGGTGGACATTTATACAGTCAAGGTAGAGGACCTGACCTTCACCTCCCCCTTCTGCCTCCAAGTGAAGAGGAATGACTACGTGCATGCATTGGTGGCCTACTTCAACATCGAGTTCACCCGATGCCACAAGAGGACCGGCTTTTCTACCA GTCCTGAGTCCCCATACACACACTGGAAGCAGACTGTGTTCTACATGGAAGACTACCTAACAGTGAAGACTGGCGAGGAGATCTTTGGCACCATTGGCATGAGGCCCAACGCCAAAAACAAT cGCGACTTGGACTTCACCATCGACCTGGACTTCAAGGGACAGCTATGTGAGCTCTCTTGCTCCACCGACTACCGGATGCGCTGA
- the Prmt1 gene encoding protein arginine N-methyltransferase 1 isoform X1 translates to MVGHRHRGAPHPAPGTPSWSLWAGERGVFFPGRGPEPTPPGSALGWMDGWSENFVATLANGMSLQPPLEEVSCGQAESSEKPNAEDMTSKDYYFDSYAHFGIHEEMLKDEVRTLTYRNSMFHNRHLFKDKVVLDVGSGTGILCMFAAKAGARKVIGIECSSISDYAVKIVKANKLDHVVTIIKGKVEEVELPVDKVDIIISEWMGYCLFYESMLNTVLHARDKWLAPDGLIFPDRATLYVTAIEDRQYKDYKIHWWENVYGFDMSCIKDVAIKEPLVDVVDPKQLVTNACLIKEVDIYTVKVEDLTFTSPFCLQVKRNDYVHALVAYFNIEFTRCHKRTGFSTSPESPYTHWKQTVFYMEDYLTVKTGEEIFGTIGMRPNAKNNRDLDFTIDLDFKGQLCELSCSTDYRMR, encoded by the exons ATGGTGGGGCATCGCCACCGAGGAGCTCCGCATCCGGCGCCGGGCACCCCCTCGTGGTCATTGTGGGCTGGTGAGAGGGGCGTCTTTTTCCCGGGGCGTGGCCCAGAGCCCACCCCTCCTGGCAGCGCCCtcgggtggatggatggatggtcagAG AATTTTGTAGCCACCTTGGCTAATGGGATGAGCCTCCAGCCGCCTCTTGAAGAA GTGTCCTGTGGCCAAGCAGAAAGCAGTGAGAAGCCCAATGCTGAGGACATGACATCCAAAGACTACTACTTTGACTCCTATGCCCACTTTGGCATCCATGAG GAGATGCTGAAGGATGAAGTGCGTACCCTCACATACCGCAACTCCATGTTTCACAACCGACACCTCTTCAAAGACAAGGTGGTGCTGGACGTGGGCTCGGGCACCGGCATCCTCTGCATGTTTGCGGCCAAGGCCGGGGCCCGCAAGGTCATTGGG ATTGAGTGTTCCAGTATCTCTGATTACGCTGTGAAGATCGTCAAAGCCAACAAGTTAGACCacg TGGTGACCATCATCAAGGGcaaggtggaggaggtggagctgCCCGTGGACAAAGTGGACATCATCATCAGCGAGTGGATGGGCTACTGTCTGTTCTATGAGTCCATGCTCAACACGGTGCTGCATGCCCGGGACAAGTGGCTG GCACCTGATGGCCTCATCTTCCCAGACCGGGCCACCCTTTATGTCACAGCCATTGAGGACCGACAGTATAAAGACTACAAGATCCACT GGTGGGAGAATGTGTATGGTTTTGATATGTCCTGCATCAAAGACGTGGCCATCAAGGAGCCCTTGGTGGATGTGGTGGACCCAAAGCAGCTGGTGACTAATGCCTGCCTCATAAAG GAGGTGGACATTTATACAGTCAAGGTAGAGGACCTGACCTTCACCTCCCCCTTCTGCCTCCAAGTGAAGAGGAATGACTACGTGCATGCATTGGTGGCCTACTTCAACATCGAGTTCACCCGATGCCACAAGAGGACCGGCTTTTCTACCA GTCCTGAGTCCCCATACACACACTGGAAGCAGACTGTGTTCTACATGGAAGACTACCTAACAGTGAAGACTGGCGAGGAGATCTTTGGCACCATTGGCATGAGGCCCAACGCCAAAAACAAT cGCGACTTGGACTTCACCATCGACCTGGACTTCAAGGGACAGCTATGTGAGCTCTCTTGCTCCACCGACTACCGGATGCGCTGA
- the Prmt1 gene encoding protein arginine N-methyltransferase 1 isoform X2 — MAAAEAANCIMENFVATLANGMSLQPPLEEVSCGQAESSEKPNAEDMTSKDYYFDSYAHFGIHEEMLKDEVRTLTYRNSMFHNRHLFKDKVVLDVGSGTGILCMFAAKAGARKVIGIECSSISDYAVKIVKANKLDHVVTIIKGKVEEVELPVDKVDIIISEWMGYCLFYESMLNTVLHARDKWLAPDGLIFPDRATLYVTAIEDRQYKDYKIHWWENVYGFDMSCIKDVAIKEPLVDVVDPKQLVTNACLIKEVDIYTVKVEDLTFTSPFCLQVKRNDYVHALVAYFNIEFTRCHKRTGFSTSPESPYTHWKQTVFYMEDYLTVKTGEEIFGTIGMRPNAKNNRDLDFTIDLDFKGQLCELSCSTDYRMR, encoded by the exons ATGGCGGCAGCCGAGGCCGCGAACTGCATCATGGAG AATTTTGTAGCCACCTTGGCTAATGGGATGAGCCTCCAGCCGCCTCTTGAAGAA GTGTCCTGTGGCCAAGCAGAAAGCAGTGAGAAGCCCAATGCTGAGGACATGACATCCAAAGACTACTACTTTGACTCCTATGCCCACTTTGGCATCCATGAG GAGATGCTGAAGGATGAAGTGCGTACCCTCACATACCGCAACTCCATGTTTCACAACCGACACCTCTTCAAAGACAAGGTGGTGCTGGACGTGGGCTCGGGCACCGGCATCCTCTGCATGTTTGCGGCCAAGGCCGGGGCCCGCAAGGTCATTGGG ATTGAGTGTTCCAGTATCTCTGATTACGCTGTGAAGATCGTCAAAGCCAACAAGTTAGACCacg TGGTGACCATCATCAAGGGcaaggtggaggaggtggagctgCCCGTGGACAAAGTGGACATCATCATCAGCGAGTGGATGGGCTACTGTCTGTTCTATGAGTCCATGCTCAACACGGTGCTGCATGCCCGGGACAAGTGGCTG GCACCTGATGGCCTCATCTTCCCAGACCGGGCCACCCTTTATGTCACAGCCATTGAGGACCGACAGTATAAAGACTACAAGATCCACT GGTGGGAGAATGTGTATGGTTTTGATATGTCCTGCATCAAAGACGTGGCCATCAAGGAGCCCTTGGTGGATGTGGTGGACCCAAAGCAGCTGGTGACTAATGCCTGCCTCATAAAG GAGGTGGACATTTATACAGTCAAGGTAGAGGACCTGACCTTCACCTCCCCCTTCTGCCTCCAAGTGAAGAGGAATGACTACGTGCATGCATTGGTGGCCTACTTCAACATCGAGTTCACCCGATGCCACAAGAGGACCGGCTTTTCTACCA GTCCTGAGTCCCCATACACACACTGGAAGCAGACTGTGTTCTACATGGAAGACTACCTAACAGTGAAGACTGGCGAGGAGATCTTTGGCACCATTGGCATGAGGCCCAACGCCAAAAACAAT cGCGACTTGGACTTCACCATCGACCTGGACTTCAAGGGACAGCTATGTGAGCTCTCTTGCTCCACCGACTACCGGATGCGCTGA
- the Prmt1 gene encoding protein arginine N-methyltransferase 1 isoform X4 — protein sequence MSLQPPLEEVSCGQAESSEKPNAEDMTSKDYYFDSYAHFGIHEEMLKDEVRTLTYRNSMFHNRHLFKDKVVLDVGSGTGILCMFAAKAGARKVIGIECSSISDYAVKIVKANKLDHVVTIIKGKVEEVELPVDKVDIIISEWMGYCLFYESMLNTVLHARDKWLAPDGLIFPDRATLYVTAIEDRQYKDYKIHWWENVYGFDMSCIKDVAIKEPLVDVVDPKQLVTNACLIKEVDIYTVKVEDLTFTSPFCLQVKRNDYVHALVAYFNIEFTRCHKRTGFSTSPESPYTHWKQTVFYMEDYLTVKTGEEIFGTIGMRPNAKNNRDLDFTIDLDFKGQLCELSCSTDYRMR from the exons ATGAGCCTCCAGCCGCCTCTTGAAGAA GTGTCCTGTGGCCAAGCAGAAAGCAGTGAGAAGCCCAATGCTGAGGACATGACATCCAAAGACTACTACTTTGACTCCTATGCCCACTTTGGCATCCATGAG GAGATGCTGAAGGATGAAGTGCGTACCCTCACATACCGCAACTCCATGTTTCACAACCGACACCTCTTCAAAGACAAGGTGGTGCTGGACGTGGGCTCGGGCACCGGCATCCTCTGCATGTTTGCGGCCAAGGCCGGGGCCCGCAAGGTCATTGGG ATTGAGTGTTCCAGTATCTCTGATTACGCTGTGAAGATCGTCAAAGCCAACAAGTTAGACCacg TGGTGACCATCATCAAGGGcaaggtggaggaggtggagctgCCCGTGGACAAAGTGGACATCATCATCAGCGAGTGGATGGGCTACTGTCTGTTCTATGAGTCCATGCTCAACACGGTGCTGCATGCCCGGGACAAGTGGCTG GCACCTGATGGCCTCATCTTCCCAGACCGGGCCACCCTTTATGTCACAGCCATTGAGGACCGACAGTATAAAGACTACAAGATCCACT GGTGGGAGAATGTGTATGGTTTTGATATGTCCTGCATCAAAGACGTGGCCATCAAGGAGCCCTTGGTGGATGTGGTGGACCCAAAGCAGCTGGTGACTAATGCCTGCCTCATAAAG GAGGTGGACATTTATACAGTCAAGGTAGAGGACCTGACCTTCACCTCCCCCTTCTGCCTCCAAGTGAAGAGGAATGACTACGTGCATGCATTGGTGGCCTACTTCAACATCGAGTTCACCCGATGCCACAAGAGGACCGGCTTTTCTACCA GTCCTGAGTCCCCATACACACACTGGAAGCAGACTGTGTTCTACATGGAAGACTACCTAACAGTGAAGACTGGCGAGGAGATCTTTGGCACCATTGGCATGAGGCCCAACGCCAAAAACAAT cGCGACTTGGACTTCACCATCGACCTGGACTTCAAGGGACAGCTATGTGAGCTCTCTTGCTCCACCGACTACCGGATGCGCTGA
- the Prmt1 gene encoding protein arginine N-methyltransferase 1 isoform X5 — MVSCGQAESSEKPNAEDMTSKDYYFDSYAHFGIHEEMLKDEVRTLTYRNSMFHNRHLFKDKVVLDVGSGTGILCMFAAKAGARKVIGIECSSISDYAVKIVKANKLDHVVTIIKGKVEEVELPVDKVDIIISEWMGYCLFYESMLNTVLHARDKWLAPDGLIFPDRATLYVTAIEDRQYKDYKIHWWENVYGFDMSCIKDVAIKEPLVDVVDPKQLVTNACLIKEVDIYTVKVEDLTFTSPFCLQVKRNDYVHALVAYFNIEFTRCHKRTGFSTSPESPYTHWKQTVFYMEDYLTVKTGEEIFGTIGMRPNAKNNRDLDFTIDLDFKGQLCELSCSTDYRMR, encoded by the exons atg GTGTCCTGTGGCCAAGCAGAAAGCAGTGAGAAGCCCAATGCTGAGGACATGACATCCAAAGACTACTACTTTGACTCCTATGCCCACTTTGGCATCCATGAG GAGATGCTGAAGGATGAAGTGCGTACCCTCACATACCGCAACTCCATGTTTCACAACCGACACCTCTTCAAAGACAAGGTGGTGCTGGACGTGGGCTCGGGCACCGGCATCCTCTGCATGTTTGCGGCCAAGGCCGGGGCCCGCAAGGTCATTGGG ATTGAGTGTTCCAGTATCTCTGATTACGCTGTGAAGATCGTCAAAGCCAACAAGTTAGACCacg TGGTGACCATCATCAAGGGcaaggtggaggaggtggagctgCCCGTGGACAAAGTGGACATCATCATCAGCGAGTGGATGGGCTACTGTCTGTTCTATGAGTCCATGCTCAACACGGTGCTGCATGCCCGGGACAAGTGGCTG GCACCTGATGGCCTCATCTTCCCAGACCGGGCCACCCTTTATGTCACAGCCATTGAGGACCGACAGTATAAAGACTACAAGATCCACT GGTGGGAGAATGTGTATGGTTTTGATATGTCCTGCATCAAAGACGTGGCCATCAAGGAGCCCTTGGTGGATGTGGTGGACCCAAAGCAGCTGGTGACTAATGCCTGCCTCATAAAG GAGGTGGACATTTATACAGTCAAGGTAGAGGACCTGACCTTCACCTCCCCCTTCTGCCTCCAAGTGAAGAGGAATGACTACGTGCATGCATTGGTGGCCTACTTCAACATCGAGTTCACCCGATGCCACAAGAGGACCGGCTTTTCTACCA GTCCTGAGTCCCCATACACACACTGGAAGCAGACTGTGTTCTACATGGAAGACTACCTAACAGTGAAGACTGGCGAGGAGATCTTTGGCACCATTGGCATGAGGCCCAACGCCAAAAACAAT cGCGACTTGGACTTCACCATCGACCTGGACTTCAAGGGACAGCTATGTGAGCTCTCTTGCTCCACCGACTACCGGATGCGCTGA